In Frondihabitans sp. PAMC 28766, a genomic segment contains:
- a CDS encoding mechanosensitive ion channel family protein codes for MVNVWQLPWFWPAIAVVIGLPIVLIILTELGSNLDRRGNPGAKLVRLARNFVIPSAAVALLLGEVTKAVGSVDFTWTKLLTTLFGFLVILFILNSFNLALFTNAEEGSWRERLPSIFIDIARIVLIVIGLAILFKLVWNTDVAGLFTALGVTSIVLGLALQGAIGSVVSGLLLLFEQPFRLGDYLDAGGTRGRVIEVNWRAVHIDTGNGVQIIPNASLAGSSFTNLSRGDRGFTVSTKVTFTTDDPPAEVVALLERLALGLPTIFPHTTPVAVPLGGADYELSFVVRGPGAEGEALAIFRSRVWYAARRAGLGLDGDTTDAFVTPERISASVREVAPLLHLAGDDAAALEPVVRLERYAAGEVVFDAGTVPTAILFVLNGSASLTIPLSDGGLLPVSRIDAGDYLGQTALTREVLLTTAIAVTELAVLRVPAETLDELVRARPRLAREFGEVIERRRRQVRTTLQDQPGLAPAAPGLARP; via the coding sequence CGGCTCGCCCGCAACTTCGTGATTCCGAGCGCCGCTGTCGCGCTCCTGCTCGGCGAGGTGACGAAGGCCGTCGGCTCGGTCGACTTCACCTGGACGAAGCTGCTGACGACGCTGTTCGGGTTCCTCGTGATCCTGTTCATCCTGAACAGCTTCAACCTGGCGCTGTTCACGAACGCCGAAGAGGGGTCGTGGCGCGAGCGCCTGCCGTCGATCTTCATCGACATCGCTCGCATCGTGCTGATCGTGATCGGTCTCGCGATCCTGTTCAAGCTCGTCTGGAACACCGATGTAGCAGGCCTCTTCACCGCCCTCGGCGTGACCTCGATCGTGCTGGGCCTGGCTCTGCAGGGGGCCATCGGCAGCGTCGTGTCGGGCCTCCTGCTGCTGTTCGAGCAGCCCTTCCGTCTCGGCGACTACCTCGACGCCGGCGGAACGCGCGGCCGGGTCATCGAGGTCAACTGGCGGGCCGTGCACATCGACACCGGCAACGGCGTGCAGATCATCCCGAACGCGTCGCTGGCCGGGTCGTCGTTCACCAACCTCAGCCGCGGCGATCGCGGCTTCACCGTCTCGACGAAGGTCACCTTCACCACCGACGACCCGCCGGCCGAGGTCGTCGCGTTGCTCGAGCGTCTGGCGCTCGGGCTGCCGACGATCTTTCCCCACACGACGCCGGTCGCCGTGCCGCTCGGCGGCGCCGACTACGAGCTGTCGTTCGTGGTGCGCGGCCCCGGCGCAGAGGGCGAGGCGCTCGCGATCTTCCGCTCGCGCGTCTGGTACGCCGCCCGGCGTGCCGGTCTCGGTCTCGACGGCGACACCACTGACGCCTTCGTCACGCCCGAGCGCATCAGCGCGTCGGTGCGCGAGGTGGCCCCGCTGCTGCACCTCGCCGGCGACGACGCGGCAGCCCTCGAGCCCGTCGTGCGCCTCGAGCGCTACGCCGCGGGCGAGGTCGTGTTCGACGCGGGCACCGTGCCGACGGCGATCCTGTTCGTGCTCAACGGGTCGGCCAGCCTCACGATCCCACTCTCCGACGGTGGGCTGCTGCCGGTCAGCCGGATCGACGCGGGCGACTACCTCGGCCAGACCGCCCTCACCCGCGAAGTGCTGCTCACGACGGCGATCGCCGTCACCGAGCTCGCCGTGCTGCGGGTGCCCGCCGAGACTCTCGACGAGCTGGTGCGAGCGAGGCCGCGCCTGGCCCGCGAGTTCGGCGAGGTGATCGAGCGGCGCCGCCGGCAGGTGCGCACGACTCTGCAGGATCAACCGGGACTCGCGCCGGCCGCGCCCGGCCTGGCCCGCCCCTGA